One window of the Solanum stenotomum isolate F172 chromosome 11, ASM1918654v1, whole genome shotgun sequence genome contains the following:
- the LOC125843628 gene encoding F-box protein 7-like yields the protein MRFYPSGRFLYKNSSQKVKDVAKYLNFRASKADCVFKGNYTLSEDKVEAALLYPGTRPTVLRFRLRLRGTTQGANNRMDLLALLTSGVNDNEVNCPDEDILGVVERWEEDETHNPDVPAISHKRGLTPFVFVSFEEVETSVLNLPVEKMDYYVPG from the exons ATGAGATTTTATCCTTCAGGCAGATTCCTTTATAAG aATTCATCACAAAAAGTCAAAGATGTCGCGAAGTACCTGAACTTCCGTGCCTCAAAAGCTGATTGTGTTTTTAAGGGGAATTACACACTATCAGAGGATAAA GTTGAAGCTGCTCTTTTGTACCCTGGAACGCGTCCAACTGTGTTGAGGTTCCGCTTAAG GTTGAGGGGTACAACCCAAGGTGCTAATAACAGAATGGATCTACTTGCTCTTCTTACAAGTGGCGTGAATGATAATGAGGTTAATTGCCCGGATGAAGACATTCTTGGGGTTGTCGAGAGGTGGGAAGAGGATGAAACACATAACCCAGATGTTCCAGCAATTTCACACAAGAGGGGTCTAACACCTTTTGTCTTTGTTTCATTTGAGGAG GTGGAAACTTCAGTTCTAAATCTCCCAGTGGAAAAAATGGATTATTATGTTCCTGGTTAA